One Streptomyces sp. NBC_00554 DNA segment encodes these proteins:
- a CDS encoding TetR/AcrR family transcriptional regulator, with protein sequence MTRPQPTRRKRANGVESRQRILDATVEIAGERGYEGTSIAAVSAKCGLPASSIYWHFKDKDDLIGAVIERSFESWLAAVELPGEESGTPLERATSMAANVAKSLVDAPDFLRLGLMLALERRPTEPRGRTVFLQVREIANQKIREVVEDLFPDLDGDAVHTLTTYAVAGADGLFVQREINGDAVDLVALFELHAQLVYDAATRMAARSKG encoded by the coding sequence ATGACCAGGCCGCAGCCGACACGCAGGAAGCGCGCCAACGGCGTGGAATCGCGGCAGCGCATCCTCGACGCCACGGTGGAGATCGCGGGCGAACGCGGTTACGAGGGCACGTCCATCGCGGCGGTCAGCGCCAAGTGCGGGCTGCCGGCCAGCTCGATCTACTGGCACTTCAAGGACAAGGACGACCTGATCGGCGCGGTGATCGAGCGCAGCTTCGAGAGCTGGCTCGCGGCGGTGGAGTTGCCGGGCGAGGAGAGCGGTACGCCGCTGGAGCGGGCCACGAGTATGGCGGCGAACGTGGCCAAGTCACTCGTCGACGCCCCGGACTTCCTGCGCCTCGGGCTGATGCTCGCCCTGGAGCGGCGCCCCACGGAGCCCCGGGGCCGCACGGTGTTCCTCCAGGTCCGCGAGATCGCCAACCAGAAGATCCGGGAAGTCGTCGAGGACCTCTTCCCGGATCTCGACGGGGACGCCGTCCACACCCTCACCACCTACGCCGTCGCCGGGGCCGACGGGCTGTTCGTACAGCGCGAGATCAACGGTGACGCCGTCGACCTGGTGGCCCTGTTCGAACTCCACGCCCAGCTGGTCTACGACGCGGCCACCCGCATGGCAGCAAGGAGCAAGGGATGA
- a CDS encoding bifunctional 3-(3-hydroxy-phenyl)propionate/3-hydroxycinnamic acid hydroxylase — MREEIAYDVAVIGYGPTGVTAANLLGAMGLRVVVVERDAEIYTRARAISTDEEVLRIWQRTGLADRLKQDMLAERPLDFVDAHGRPFLSAHPTPRGHGHPPQMFIYQPALEQVLRDGVGRYPNVEILLRHECLRLREDAHGCELTVAGADDSVRRLRASYVIAADGGSSLTRAQLNIGYEGRTYEDRWVVIDTEMLKPWPDHDRLRFRCDPARPAVDCPTPLGHHRWEFPILPGDDETYLTTDDAVYGLVSRYGIGRDNIKILRATVYSHHVRFASRFRVGRVFLAGDAAHAMPPWIGQGMAAGVRDAANLCWKLDSVLRGELPETVLDSYETERKPHVKEITKRAAFVGRIITERRLPVTRVRDSGLRALNHVPGFGNWLQDSRWIPVAHYADGLQARPRTKASGRQVPQPWVTGPDGIRGRLDDALGGNWLLLHAGSATPQPAWDRLGLPTLTVTPAGSRPAEGSVVDSDGVLLAWMAEHRAAVLALRPDAYVYAAAPSGAQLPPPPAGFARAPHPTPAVTAQ, encoded by the coding sequence GTGCGCGAAGAAATCGCCTATGACGTGGCGGTGATCGGATACGGCCCCACGGGCGTCACCGCGGCGAACCTGTTGGGGGCGATGGGCCTACGGGTGGTCGTCGTGGAACGCGACGCCGAGATCTACACCCGCGCCCGCGCGATCTCCACCGACGAGGAGGTCCTACGGATCTGGCAGCGCACCGGTCTGGCCGACCGGCTGAAGCAGGACATGCTGGCCGAGCGGCCCCTCGACTTCGTCGACGCGCACGGCCGACCCTTCCTCAGCGCGCACCCCACCCCGCGCGGACACGGGCATCCGCCGCAGATGTTCATCTATCAGCCCGCGCTGGAGCAGGTCCTGCGTGACGGAGTCGGCCGCTACCCGAACGTGGAGATCCTGCTGCGGCACGAGTGCCTGCGGCTGCGCGAGGACGCCCACGGGTGCGAACTGACCGTGGCCGGTGCCGACGACTCCGTACGACGGCTGCGCGCCTCGTACGTGATCGCGGCCGACGGCGGCTCCAGCCTCACCCGCGCGCAGCTGAACATCGGCTACGAGGGCCGAACCTACGAGGACCGCTGGGTGGTCATCGACACCGAGATGCTGAAGCCGTGGCCGGACCACGACCGGCTGCGCTTCCGCTGCGACCCGGCCCGGCCCGCCGTCGACTGCCCGACCCCGCTCGGGCACCACCGCTGGGAGTTCCCGATCCTGCCGGGCGACGACGAGACGTATCTGACCACCGACGACGCCGTGTACGGGCTGGTCTCCCGGTACGGGATCGGCCGGGACAACATCAAGATCCTGCGGGCCACCGTCTACAGCCACCACGTGCGCTTCGCCTCCCGCTTCCGGGTCGGCAGGGTCTTCCTCGCCGGTGACGCCGCCCACGCCATGCCGCCGTGGATCGGCCAGGGCATGGCCGCCGGCGTGCGTGACGCGGCCAACCTGTGCTGGAAGCTCGACTCCGTGCTGCGCGGCGAACTGCCCGAGACCGTGCTCGACAGCTACGAGACCGAGCGCAAGCCCCACGTCAAGGAGATCACCAAACGGGCGGCCTTCGTCGGGCGGATCATCACCGAACGGCGCCTGCCCGTCACCCGGGTCCGCGACTCCGGGCTGCGCGCCCTCAACCATGTGCCGGGCTTCGGCAACTGGCTCCAGGACTCGCGCTGGATACCCGTCGCCCACTACGCCGACGGACTGCAGGCCCGTCCCCGCACCAAGGCGTCCGGCCGCCAGGTGCCCCAGCCGTGGGTGACCGGGCCCGACGGCATACGGGGCCGGCTGGACGACGCGCTCGGCGGCAACTGGCTGCTCCTGCACGCGGGATCCGCCACACCCCAGCCCGCCTGGGACCGCCTCGGGCTCCCGACGCTCACCGTCACGCCCGCCGGGTCCCGCCCGGCCGAGGGCTCCGTCGTCGACAGCGACGGCGTCCTGCTGGCCTGGATGGCCGAGCACCGCGCCGCCGTACTCGCCCTGCGCCCGGACGCCTACGTCTACGCCGCCGCCCCTTCGGGCGCCCAACTCCCGCCGCCCCCGGCCGGATTCGCCCGGGCACCGCACCCGACCCCCGCCGTGACCGCCCAGTGA
- a CDS encoding acetoacetate--CoA ligase, with product MPHPAPFFTPDPEAAATSRIADFARRQGIDAGDYAALHHWSVTDLEGFWRAVWEYFDIDADTPYDQVLAEETMPGAHWFPGATLNYAHHALRNLTDDEVAVIALDETGSGYEVTGKRLRSQVASVAATLRDLGVGKGDRVVGYLPNTPHAIVAFLAAASLGAVWSVCGQDYAPQAAADRFAQLEPTVLIAADGYLFNGSTHDRREAVLELACALPTLKATLLVDHVGLPWPSRNYPSLVVPWEDASTRTEQLSCAAVPFDHPLWVVFSSGTTGLPKGIVHGHGGVLLEHLKTLGLHSDLGPGDRLLWYTTTHWMMWNLVASTLLTGATTCTYEGSPAPLTRPDVLWELAARHRVTVFGTSPQYLLGMAKFGIDPSVHDLSSVRVVGCTGSALPASAYPWVRDHVGERILLASISGGTDIVSGFAGSAPTTPAWAGELSAPHLGVALAAYDAEGVPVVDQVGELVVTRPMPSMPLSFWNDPDGSRYHDAYFSTYPGVWRHGDWITVTGHGSVIVHGRSDSTLNRNGVRLGSADIHDVVERLPEITEALVIGAEEPDGGYWMPLFVVPAAGMTVDDGLRERIKEAIRIGASPRHVPDEILEVPAIPHTRTGKKLEVPVKRLLQGAPVEQVVNPAAVDAPGLIDYYARLGADRRGRRSTEA from the coding sequence ATGCCGCACCCGGCCCCCTTCTTCACGCCCGATCCGGAGGCGGCGGCAACCAGCCGCATCGCGGACTTCGCCCGGCGTCAAGGCATCGACGCCGGTGACTACGCCGCCCTGCACCACTGGTCGGTCACCGACCTGGAGGGCTTCTGGCGCGCGGTGTGGGAGTACTTCGACATCGACGCCGACACACCGTACGACCAGGTGCTGGCCGAGGAGACCATGCCCGGCGCCCACTGGTTCCCCGGTGCCACCCTCAACTACGCCCACCACGCTCTGCGCAACCTCACGGACGACGAGGTGGCAGTGATCGCCCTCGACGAGACCGGCTCCGGGTACGAGGTGACCGGCAAGCGGCTGCGTTCCCAGGTCGCCTCCGTCGCCGCCACCCTGCGCGACCTGGGTGTCGGCAAGGGCGACCGGGTCGTCGGCTACCTCCCCAACACCCCGCACGCGATCGTGGCGTTCCTGGCCGCCGCAAGCCTGGGCGCCGTGTGGTCGGTGTGCGGGCAGGACTACGCCCCCCAGGCCGCCGCCGACCGCTTCGCCCAGCTCGAACCCACCGTCCTGATCGCGGCCGACGGCTACCTCTTCAACGGCAGCACCCACGACCGCCGCGAGGCCGTCCTCGAACTGGCCTGCGCACTCCCGACGTTGAAGGCGACCCTGCTGGTCGACCACGTGGGACTGCCCTGGCCCTCGCGGAACTACCCGTCGCTGGTGGTCCCGTGGGAGGACGCGTCCACCCGCACCGAACAACTCTCCTGTGCCGCCGTACCGTTCGACCACCCGCTGTGGGTCGTCTTCTCCTCAGGGACGACCGGCCTGCCCAAGGGCATCGTGCACGGCCACGGCGGCGTCCTCCTTGAGCACCTCAAGACCCTCGGCCTGCACTCGGACCTCGGCCCCGGCGACCGCCTCCTCTGGTACACCACCACCCACTGGATGATGTGGAACCTGGTCGCCTCCACGCTGCTCACCGGCGCGACCACCTGCACGTACGAAGGCAGCCCGGCGCCACTCACCCGCCCCGACGTACTCTGGGAGCTGGCCGCCCGCCACCGTGTCACCGTCTTCGGCACCAGCCCCCAATACCTCCTCGGCATGGCCAAGTTCGGCATCGACCCGTCCGTGCACGACCTGTCGTCCGTCCGTGTGGTCGGCTGCACCGGCTCCGCCCTGCCGGCCTCCGCCTACCCCTGGGTCCGCGACCACGTCGGCGAACGCATCCTGCTCGCCTCGATCAGCGGCGGCACCGACATCGTCTCCGGCTTCGCCGGCAGCGCACCCACGACCCCCGCCTGGGCGGGCGAGCTGTCCGCTCCCCACCTGGGCGTGGCCCTGGCCGCGTACGACGCCGAGGGCGTCCCGGTCGTCGACCAGGTCGGCGAGTTGGTCGTCACCCGCCCGATGCCGTCGATGCCGCTGTCCTTCTGGAACGACCCCGACGGCAGCCGCTACCACGACGCCTACTTCTCCACCTACCCCGGCGTCTGGCGGCACGGCGACTGGATCACGGTCACGGGACACGGCTCGGTGATCGTCCACGGCCGCTCCGACTCCACCCTCAACCGCAACGGCGTACGCCTCGGCAGCGCCGACATCCACGACGTCGTAGAACGCCTCCCCGAGATCACCGAAGCCCTCGTCATCGGCGCGGAGGAACCCGACGGCGGCTACTGGATGCCGCTGTTCGTGGTTCCCGCGGCCGGAATGACTGTGGACGACGGCCTACGGGAAAGGATCAAGGAGGCGATCCGCATCGGCGCCTCCCCCCGCCACGTGCCCGATGAGATCCTCGAAGTCCCCGCCATCCCGCACACCCGCACGGGCAAGAAACTCGAAGTCCCCGTCAAACGCCTCCTGCAGGGCGCTCCGGTGGAGCAGGTCGTCAACCCGGCCGCGGTGGACGCCCCCGGCCTCATCGACTACTACGCCCGCCTGGGGGCCGACCGCCGCGGACGGAGGAGCACCGAGGCCTGA
- a CDS encoding TetR/AcrR family transcriptional regulator — MAAAKPVVREPLRRNSRANRERILATARRELGRNPDVTLEELAQAAGVVRRTLFGHFPGRAALLEALAEEASEALRSALAGARLAEPEPAERALAHLSLSLWPVGDRYRLLLALAQRDLGAERVAEVLAPAREKATAILERGQRDGVFHTHLPAAVLSAGLEAMSVAFLEAVNTGDLEDDGVRVATSTLIAAGVPQERARAVAEAVAPTVAAESAADD, encoded by the coding sequence GTGGCCGCCGCCAAGCCCGTTGTCCGCGAGCCGTTGCGACGCAATTCGCGGGCCAATCGGGAGCGCATCCTGGCCACGGCCCGCCGGGAACTCGGGCGGAACCCGGACGTCACGCTGGAGGAACTGGCGCAGGCCGCGGGCGTCGTACGACGGACTCTCTTCGGCCACTTTCCGGGGCGAGCGGCGTTGCTGGAGGCGCTCGCCGAGGAGGCCTCCGAGGCCCTTCGGAGCGCGCTGGCAGGTGCGCGGCTCGCGGAACCGGAGCCTGCCGAGCGGGCGCTCGCGCACCTCTCGCTCTCGCTGTGGCCCGTGGGGGACCGCTACCGCCTGCTCCTGGCGCTGGCCCAGCGCGACCTGGGCGCGGAACGCGTGGCCGAGGTGCTCGCGCCGGCCCGTGAGAAGGCCACGGCCATTCTGGAGCGAGGGCAGCGGGACGGCGTCTTCCACACGCATCTGCCGGCCGCCGTGCTGAGCGCCGGGCTGGAAGCGATGTCGGTCGCGTTCCTGGAGGCGGTCAACACCGGGGATCTCGAGGACGACGGGGTCCGGGTCGCCACTTCCACACTCATCGCGGCCGGGGTGCCCCAGGAACGGGCACGGGCAGTGGCCGAGGCTGTCGCGCCGACGGTGGCCGCTGAGTCCGCGGCCGACGACTGA
- a CDS encoding bifunctional 3-(3-hydroxy-phenyl)propionate/3-hydroxycinnamic acid hydroxylase produces MTVEHNSAEVPVVIVGAGPVGVTAALLLARRGIRTVVLERHREVYPLPRAVATDDEVRRILQAAGVQAEFAAIARPARGLRLLDAGHRVMAEFPRAAQGAHGFPQTSMFDQPELERVLRDALARAPECELRGGVEVVGVEQDGDDPVRVTYRDDEGEHLLRADAVLGCDGAGGLTRDAIGAAWEDLHFEERWTVIDVRTSLPVRCWEGVDQICDAERPATFMRIGEDRYRWEFRLRDDSELDHERLRELLAPWVDLAHGADFELLRQAQYTFRARIADRWRRGRVFLLGDAAHLTPPFVGQGLCAGLRDAYNLTWKLARVLQQGADERLLDTYESERKPHARHVIRLAVAMGWAMTGGQDGAAALRRGVLGTAVRIPGVTAAAARDLSPALTAGPLVRRRVRLGGRGLVGGRGLVGGRGLVGGFCPQPWVSVDGRRTRFDELLGDSFAVLTAVPLSPSLKAVADGLGARILSVAGLGDDGSLADWLRTGRADAALLRPDRVVMDIVPSGGRDFTGTAGWAPLLHTTRSPSPSPAPSQQTVEKSLLRSSTR; encoded by the coding sequence ATGACCGTCGAGCACAACTCGGCAGAGGTACCCGTGGTGATAGTCGGAGCCGGGCCCGTGGGTGTGACCGCCGCCCTCCTGCTCGCCCGGCGTGGAATCCGTACCGTCGTCCTCGAACGCCACCGGGAGGTCTACCCCCTGCCGCGTGCCGTCGCCACCGACGACGAGGTGCGCCGCATTCTCCAAGCGGCAGGGGTCCAGGCGGAGTTCGCCGCCATCGCCCGCCCCGCGCGGGGGTTGCGGCTGCTGGACGCAGGGCACCGGGTGATGGCCGAGTTCCCGCGCGCCGCGCAGGGGGCACACGGCTTCCCGCAGACCAGCATGTTCGACCAGCCGGAGTTGGAGCGCGTGCTGCGCGACGCCTTGGCCCGCGCCCCGGAGTGCGAACTGCGCGGCGGGGTGGAGGTCGTCGGCGTCGAACAGGACGGCGACGACCCGGTCCGTGTGACCTACCGGGACGACGAGGGCGAACATCTGCTGCGGGCGGACGCCGTCCTCGGCTGCGACGGCGCGGGCGGCCTCACCCGCGACGCCATCGGCGCCGCCTGGGAGGACCTGCACTTCGAAGAACGCTGGACCGTCATCGACGTGCGCACCAGCCTCCCGGTGCGCTGCTGGGAAGGCGTCGACCAGATCTGTGACGCCGAGCGTCCGGCCACGTTCATGCGCATCGGCGAGGACCGCTACCGCTGGGAGTTCCGGCTGCGGGACGACTCGGAACTGGATCACGAGCGGCTGCGGGAGCTGCTCGCCCCATGGGTGGACCTCGCGCACGGCGCCGACTTCGAGCTGTTGCGGCAGGCGCAGTACACCTTCCGGGCGCGTATCGCCGACCGCTGGCGCCGAGGTCGCGTCTTCCTCCTCGGCGACGCGGCCCACCTCACCCCGCCCTTCGTCGGACAGGGGCTGTGCGCGGGCCTGCGCGACGCCTACAACCTGACCTGGAAACTGGCCCGGGTCCTGCAACAGGGCGCCGACGAGCGGCTGTTGGACACGTACGAGAGTGAACGCAAGCCCCACGCCCGGCATGTGATCCGCCTCGCGGTCGCCATGGGCTGGGCCATGACGGGCGGCCAGGACGGTGCCGCCGCCCTCCGCCGCGGCGTCCTGGGCACGGCCGTCCGCATCCCCGGCGTGACCGCGGCCGCCGCCCGTGACCTCAGTCCGGCGCTGACCGCAGGACCACTCGTACGGCGCCGTGTCCGCCTCGGCGGGCGCGGCCTCGTCGGTGGACGAGGTCTCGTCGGAGGGCGCGGTCTCGTCGGCGGCTTCTGCCCGCAGCCGTGGGTGAGCGTCGACGGGCGGCGCACCCGCTTCGACGAACTGCTCGGCGACTCCTTCGCCGTGCTGACCGCCGTACCGCTCTCCCCCTCGCTGAAGGCCGTCGCGGACGGTCTCGGCGCGCGGATCCTCTCCGTGGCCGGCCTCGGCGACGACGGAAGCCTCGCCGACTGGCTGCGCACGGGGCGGGCCGACGCCGCACTGCTGCGACCGGACCGAGTCGTGATGGACATCGTCCCGTCCGGCGGCCGCGACTTCACGGGTACGGCCGGCTGGGCGCCCCTGCTGCACACCACACGAAGCCCTTCCCCTTCCCCTGCCCCTTCCCAACAGACTGTTGAGAAGAGCCTGTTGAGGAGTTCGACGCGATGA
- a CDS encoding acetaldehyde dehydrogenase (acetylating): MPPTPAPWPVAVIGSGNIGTDLMLKILRGSGALTMAAMAGIDPASDGLARARRLGIATTADGIDGLLALPQFADVELVFDATSATAHRANWAKLEPTGVRVLDLTPAAIGPYCVPVVNLDAHLDAPNLNMVTCGGQATVPIAAAVAQVAPVAYAEIVSSIAARSAGPGTRANIDEFTETTSRALREVAGARRSKAVIVLNPAEPPLLMRNTVYCLVDGDCDHAQIENSILAMADKVRAYVPGYRLRQRVQFDMHGPDNPLHIPQTGRFTGTKVTVMLEVTGAADYLPAYAGNLDIMTSAAVAAAERIAQHALTTAGAVR, translated from the coding sequence ATGCCTCCCACCCCCGCCCCCTGGCCGGTCGCAGTCATCGGCTCCGGCAACATCGGTACCGACCTGATGCTCAAGATCCTTCGAGGTTCCGGCGCGCTCACCATGGCCGCGATGGCCGGTATCGACCCCGCCTCCGACGGCCTGGCCCGCGCCCGCCGCCTGGGCATCGCCACCACAGCCGACGGCATCGACGGACTCCTCGCCCTGCCCCAATTCGCGGACGTCGAGCTGGTCTTCGACGCCACCTCCGCCACCGCCCACCGGGCGAACTGGGCCAAGCTGGAGCCCACCGGCGTTCGAGTCCTCGACCTGACCCCTGCCGCGATCGGTCCTTACTGCGTGCCCGTGGTCAACCTCGACGCCCACCTCGACGCCCCGAACCTGAACATGGTCACCTGCGGCGGCCAGGCCACCGTCCCCATAGCCGCCGCCGTCGCCCAAGTCGCCCCCGTCGCCTACGCGGAGATCGTCTCCTCCATCGCCGCCCGGTCCGCCGGGCCCGGTACCCGCGCCAACATCGACGAGTTCACCGAGACCACGTCACGAGCTCTGCGTGAAGTCGCCGGGGCCCGGCGGAGCAAGGCCGTGATCGTCCTCAACCCGGCCGAGCCGCCGCTGCTCATGCGCAACACCGTGTACTGCCTGGTCGACGGCGACTGCGACCACGCCCAGATCGAGAACAGCATCCTGGCCATGGCGGACAAGGTGCGCGCGTACGTGCCGGGTTACCGGCTCAGGCAGAGGGTCCAGTTCGACATGCACGGCCCGGACAACCCCCTGCACATCCCGCAGACGGGCAGGTTCACCGGCACCAAGGTCACCGTGATGCTCGAAGTCACCGGCGCCGCCGACTACTTGCCCGCGTACGCCGGGAACCTCGACATCATGACCTCCGCGGCCGTCGCCGCCGCGGAGCGCATCGCCCAGCACGCCCTGACCACCGCGGGAGCCGTCCGATGA
- a CDS encoding 2-keto-4-pentenoate hydratase: MTLTERQREEAARLLREAEHHVAPVDPLSALLPGLDLADAYTVQRDNIARRLADGATVIGHKVGLTAAAMRQLLGVDEPDFGHLLDDMVHRDGAPVRAARYCAPRIEPEICFRLARPLRGPGVTIADVLAATDAVAPAQEIVDSRIRDWRITLVDTVADNASSAGIVYGAWTPPADAPDLAAVTVDLTVDGEHVAAGSGSEVLGHPAAAVAWLANTLAAFGTALEPGHLVLPGAMTTAPFVHAGQKIEARFSGLGPVSVTFV; encoded by the coding sequence ATGACCCTGACCGAGCGACAACGCGAGGAAGCCGCCCGGCTGCTGCGCGAGGCAGAGCACCACGTGGCACCGGTCGACCCGCTGTCGGCACTGCTGCCCGGCCTGGACCTGGCCGACGCCTACACCGTCCAGCGGGACAACATCGCCCGGCGCCTCGCCGACGGCGCCACCGTCATCGGCCACAAGGTCGGCCTGACCGCGGCCGCGATGCGGCAGCTCCTCGGCGTCGACGAGCCCGACTTCGGCCATCTCCTTGACGACATGGTCCACCGCGACGGCGCACCGGTCCGCGCGGCGCGCTACTGCGCCCCGCGCATCGAGCCGGAGATCTGCTTCCGCCTCGCCCGGCCCCTCCGCGGTCCCGGCGTCACCATCGCGGACGTGCTGGCCGCCACCGACGCGGTCGCGCCCGCCCAGGAGATCGTCGACAGCCGGATCCGCGACTGGAGGATCACCCTGGTGGACACAGTCGCCGACAACGCCAGCTCGGCGGGGATCGTCTACGGTGCCTGGACGCCGCCGGCCGACGCGCCCGATCTCGCCGCCGTCACCGTCGATCTGACCGTCGACGGCGAGCACGTCGCGGCGGGCAGCGGTTCGGAGGTCCTGGGCCATCCCGCCGCCGCGGTCGCCTGGCTGGCCAACACCCTCGCCGCCTTCGGCACCGCCCTGGAGCCGGGACACCTGGTGCTGCCCGGTGCCATGACCACCGCCCCCTTCGTCCACGCCGGCCAGAAGATCGAGGCACGCTTCAGCGGCCTCGGGCCGGTGTCGGTGACGTTCGTCTGA
- a CDS encoding VOC family protein: MNTPVFGSVHLGYVVIETDRFADWRRFGTEAIGMHRDDLDAGLMCFRLDDQECRFLLRRGPAEDVVAIGWHIDDHTTFERIEARIRARGVPVVEGTPEEATLRGVERLLRFPGPKGITQEIYTAPVKSAEPLTMLATGFVTGDSGMGHIAITSTRPAQIRGYFNTVFDARLTDYIDETISGVKLKIRFLRVNERHHSIAIAAVRGLPVDPVRTRVQHLNIQAATLDDVARSYQRVHELGFDMALSVGQHTNDKELSYYARTPSGFEWEVGWNPVVIDENTWQPSTHQGISVWGHTPVGQTIIDKLVQFRLGARSLAHPEITVPALSGPGIPDD, from the coding sequence ATGAACACTCCGGTCTTCGGTTCGGTCCACCTCGGTTACGTCGTCATCGAGACCGACCGCTTCGCCGACTGGCGCCGCTTCGGCACCGAAGCCATCGGCATGCACCGTGACGATCTCGACGCCGGCCTGATGTGCTTCCGCCTCGACGACCAGGAATGCCGCTTCCTGCTCCGGCGGGGCCCGGCCGAGGACGTCGTCGCCATCGGCTGGCACATCGACGACCACACCACTTTCGAGCGGATCGAGGCCCGTATCCGCGCCCGTGGCGTCCCCGTCGTCGAGGGCACGCCCGAAGAGGCCACGCTGCGCGGTGTCGAACGCCTCCTGCGCTTCCCCGGCCCCAAGGGCATCACGCAGGAGATCTACACCGCCCCGGTGAAGTCCGCGGAGCCCCTGACCATGCTTGCCACCGGCTTCGTCACGGGCGACTCCGGCATGGGCCACATCGCGATCACGTCCACCAGACCGGCCCAGATCCGCGGCTACTTCAACACCGTCTTCGACGCCCGCCTGACCGACTACATCGACGAGACCATCAGCGGCGTCAAGCTCAAGATCCGCTTCCTGCGCGTCAACGAACGCCACCACTCCATCGCGATCGCCGCCGTCCGGGGCCTGCCGGTCGACCCCGTCCGCACCCGCGTCCAGCACCTCAACATCCAGGCCGCCACCCTCGACGACGTCGCCCGCAGCTACCAGCGCGTGCACGAACTCGGCTTCGACATGGCCCTGTCGGTCGGCCAGCACACCAACGACAAGGAACTGTCCTACTACGCCCGCACCCCCTCCGGCTTCGAGTGGGAGGTGGGCTGGAACCCCGTCGTCATCGACGAGAACACCTGGCAGCCCAGCACCCACCAGGGCATCAGCGTCTGGGGCCACACCCCCGTAGGCCAGACCATCATCGACAAACTCGTCCAGTTCCGGCTCGGCGCCCGCTCCCTCGCCCACCCTGAGATCACCGTCCCCGCCCTCAGTGGCCCTGGCATCCCGGACGACTGA
- a CDS encoding alpha/beta fold hydrolase translates to MTTYTELPSMRESLLDVAGKKIFVAETGDGPPVLLLHGGGPGASGVSNYVRNIAALAKEYRVIVPDLPGYGRSTKGVGAADPFGYLADGIRGLLDQLGLEKAHLAGNSYGGACALRLALDTPDRVDRMVLMGPGGIGTTRALPTPGLNSLLNYYSGEGPSRLKLEKFIRNHLVFNAADVPDSVIDARYEASIDPEVVAAPPLRRPSGPNALRTLWKMDFTRDPRLARLPVPTLVLWGAEDRVNRPGGGAMLADRMPNCDLYLVANTGHWVQFERAELFNRLCADFLAGRR, encoded by the coding sequence ATGACCACGTACACCGAACTGCCGTCGATGCGGGAGTCGTTGCTCGACGTCGCCGGCAAGAAGATCTTCGTCGCCGAGACCGGTGACGGACCGCCCGTGCTGCTCCTGCACGGCGGCGGCCCCGGTGCCTCCGGAGTCTCCAACTACGTCCGCAACATCGCCGCGCTGGCGAAGGAGTACCGGGTCATCGTGCCCGACCTGCCCGGCTACGGACGCAGCACCAAGGGCGTCGGCGCCGCCGACCCGTTCGGGTACCTCGCCGACGGCATCCGTGGGCTGCTCGATCAACTCGGCCTGGAGAAGGCCCACTTGGCGGGCAACTCCTACGGCGGTGCCTGTGCCTTGCGCCTGGCCCTGGACACCCCCGACCGGGTCGACCGCATGGTCCTCATGGGCCCCGGCGGCATCGGAACCACCCGTGCCCTGCCCACGCCTGGCCTCAACAGCCTGCTCAACTACTACTCCGGTGAGGGTCCTTCGAGGCTGAAGCTGGAGAAGTTCATCCGCAACCACCTGGTCTTCAACGCCGCCGACGTACCGGACTCGGTCATCGACGCGCGCTACGAGGCCAGCATCGACCCCGAGGTCGTCGCGGCCCCGCCACTGCGCCGCCCCTCCGGCCCGAACGCGCTGCGCACCCTGTGGAAGATGGACTTCACCCGCGATCCACGCCTCGCCCGCCTGCCGGTGCCGACCCTGGTCCTGTGGGGCGCCGAGGACAGGGTCAACCGGCCCGGCGGTGGGGCCATGCTGGCCGACCGGATGCCCAACTGCGACCTCTACCTGGTGGCCAACACCGGGCACTGGGTGCAGTTCGAACGCGCCGAGCTCTTCAACCGGCTGTGCGCCGACTTCCTGGCGGGCCGTCGATGA